From a single Anas acuta chromosome 16, bAnaAcu1.1, whole genome shotgun sequence genomic region:
- the PIGT gene encoding GPI transamidase component PIG-T: MMAAGPLLLLLLLLGAAGPGLGGSGSGSGAALREELLLRPLPAGDVAAAFQFRTRWDADLRRGAVSHYRLFPKALGQLVAAQGVRELHLALTQGFWRTQSWGQPPLGAPAGAELWVWFQDSVPDVDKAWKELSNILSGIFCASLNFIDSTNTVTPTASFKPLGLANGTDHRLLRYAVLPREVVCTENLTPWKKLLPCGSKAGLAVLLKAERLFHSSYHSQAVHIRPICRDASCLAVSWELRQTLTVVFDSFTSGQGKKDWSLFKMFSRTLTDACPLASESKVYVDISPKNKEKELLEVTPTPTSLHEAVVQGDKRTYAVYDLLSPSLFNSSRSLNVQLKWKRPQDSQELSTPVLHAQRYVSGYGLQTGEISTLIHNTHPYRAFPVILLETVPWYLRLYVHTLTIITKGKENKPSYIHYQPAQDRKRPHLLEMLIQLPANSVTKVTIQFERALLKWTEYTPDPNHGFYVSPSVLSALVPSVIAMKDVDVEESPLFTSLFPSSDGSSYFVRLYTEPLLVNLPTPDFSMPYNVICLTCTVVAVCYGSFYNLLTRTFHVEEPSRGGLAKRLANVIRKFRGVPPL; encoded by the exons AtgatggcggcggggccgctgctgctgctgctgctgctgctgggggcggcggggccggggctggggggatcGGGCTCGGGCTCGGGGGCGGCGCTgcgggaggagctgctgctgaggccgCTGCCCGCGGGGGACGTGGCCGCCGCCTTCCAGTTCCGCACGCGGTGGGACGCCGACCTGCGGCGGGGGGCAG TCTCTCACTACAGGCTCTTCCCGAAGGCGCTggggcagctggtggcagcGCAGGGCGTGCGGGAGCTGCACCTCGCCCTGACGCAGGGCTTCTGGCGCACgcagagctgggggcagccgCCCCTGGGCGCCCCCGCAGGCGCCGAGCTCTGGGTCTGGTTCCAGGACTCCGTCCCTGA TGTTGACAAAGCCTGGAAAGAGCTGAGTAACATCCTCTCGGGAATCTTCTGCGCTTCTCTGAACTTCATCGACTCCACCAACACGGTCACACCGACAGCGTCCTTCAAACCCCTGGGCTTAGCCAATG GGACGGATCATCGCCTGCTGCGCTACGCTGTCCTGCCCCGGGAGGTCGTCTGCACAGAGAACCTCACGCCCTGGAAGAAGCTGCTGCCGTGTGGCTCAAAG GCCGGTCTGGCCGTGCTGCTGAAGGCTGAGCGGCTGTTCCACAGCAGTTACCACTCGCAGGCCGTGCACATCCGCCCCATCTGCCGG gaTGCTTCCTGCCTGGCTGTTTCCTGGGAGCTCAGGCAGACCCTCACTGTGGTCTTTGACAGCTTTACCAGTGGCCAAGGAAAGAAAG ACTGGTCCTTGTTTAAGATGTTCTCTCGCACCCTTACTGACGCGTGTCCTCTGGCATCAGAGAGCAAGGTCTACGTTGACATCTCCCCTAAGAACAAG GAAAAAGAGTTACTGGAAGTGACCCCCACTCCAACATCTTTACATGAAGCTGTTGTGCAGGGAGACAAGAGAACCTACGCGGTCTATGACCTGCTCAGCCCCTCACTCTTCAATTCATCCCGCAGCCTCAACGTGCAGCTGAAGTGGAAGCGGCCCCAAGACAGCC aGGAGCTGTCAACACCCGTGCTCCACGCTCAGCGCTACGTGAGCGGGTACGGGCTGCAGACTGGTGAAATCAGCACTCTGATCCACAACACTCACCCCTACCGGGCCTTCCCCGTGATCCTGCTGGAGACTGTGCCGTGGTATCTGCGGCTCTACGTGCACACCCTGACTATCATCAcgaaggggaaggaaaacaagccAA GTTATATCCACTACCAGCCAGCGCAGGACCGCAAACGGCCTCACCTGCTGGAAATGCTGATCCAGCTTCCAGCCAACTCTGTCACCAAGGTCACAATCCAGTTTGAGAGAGCCTTGCTGAAGTGGACAGAGTACACGCCTGACCCAAATCACGGATTTTACGTCAG TCCCTCCGTGCTTAGTGCCCTGGTGCCCAGCGTCATTGCAATGAAGGACGTGGATGTGGAGGAGAGCCCGCTCTTCACCTCACT CTTCCCTTCCTCCGATGGCTCCAGCTATTTCGTGCGCCTCTACACGGAGCCGCTGCTGGTGAACTTGCCGACGCCGGACTTCAGCATGCCCTATAACGTCATCTGCCTGACCTGCACCGTGGTGGCAGTGTGCTACGGCTCCTTCTACAACCTGCTGACCAGAACCTTTCACGTGGAAGAGCCGAGCCGGGGAGGGCTGGCCAAGCGGCTGGCTAACGTCATCCGTAAGTTCAGGGGCGTGCCGCCCCTCTGA
- the DBNDD2 gene encoding dysbindin domain-containing protein 2, whose product MSGSGARSRNRRLPADMEQGQRSLDTEQMQQQQLKLRERQKFFEEVFQHEVDFFFPVSHLQIEHRRPPLGSISSMEVNVDVLEQMDMMDLTDQDTVDVFLGCGTEESSSSGPGADASQCPEEITLPVPSAAETKSRISSTSSVSTDPNSLDTSEEGAETPVVQSDEEDLQEDSPKEQAARS is encoded by the exons ATGTCGGGCTCCGGGGCTCGCAGCCGCAACCGGCGGCTGCCCG CcgacatggagcaggggcagcgcAGCCTGGACACGgagcagatgcagcagcagcagctgaagctcCGGGAGCGGCAGAAGTTCTTTGAGGAGGTTTTCCAGCACGAAGTAGATTTCTTCTTCCCCGTGTCTCACCTGCAGATAGAGCACCGGAGAC CCCCCTTGGGCAGCATTTCCTCCATGGAGGTGAACGTGGACGTGCTGGAGCAGATGGACATGATGGACCTGACAGACCAGGACACCGTGGACGTGTTTCTGGGCTGCGGGACGGAGGAGAGCAGCAGTTCTGGGCCAG GGGCAGACGCCAGCCAGTGCCCAGAGGAAATCACCCTGCCGGTGCCCAGCGCAGCCGAGACCAAGTCACGCATCTCCTCCACGTCGTCCGTCTCCACGGATCCCAACAGTTTGGACACCAGCGAGGAGGGGGCCGAGACCCCCGTGGTGCAGTCGGACGAGGAGGACCTGCAGGAGGACAGTCCTAAAGAGCAGGCGGCCAGGAGCtag
- the BLCAP gene encoding apoptosis inducing factor BLCAP isoform X1: MSQAGRGEQEQLVEEKQDAVVKWSSQRCCWVTDQPTRGAAEDRWEHTCLLLPQGPRQPDTMYCLQWLLPVLLIPKPLNPALWFSHSMFMGFYLLSFLLERKPCTICALVFLAALFLICYSCWGNCFLYHCTGSQLPESAHDPSIVGT; the protein is encoded by the exons ATGagtcaggcaggcaggggagaACAGGAGCAACTGGTTGAGGAAAAGCAGGATGCGGTTGTGAAATGGAGCTCgcagaggtgctgctgggtgACAG ACCAGCCCACCCGAGGAGCTGCTGAAGACCGCTGGGAGcacacctgcctgctgctgccgcaGGGCCCCCGCCAGCCGGACACCATGTACTGCCTGCAGTGGTTGCTGCCTGTCCTGCTCATACCCAAGCCCCTCAACCCAGCGCTGTGGTTCAGTCACTCAATGTTCATGGGCTTCTACCTGCTCAGTTTCCTCCTGGAACGGAAACCTTGCACGATTTGTGCCTTGGTCTTCCTGGCAGCTCTGTTCCTCATCTGCTACAGCTGCTGGGGGAACTGCTTCTTGTATCACTGCACAGGATCCCAGTTGCCGGAATCAGCTCATGATCCCAGCATCGTGGGCACCTAG
- the SRC gene encoding proto-oncogene tyrosine-protein kinase Src isoform X1, with product MGSSKSKPKDPSQRRRSLEPADSTHHGGYPASQTPSKAAAPDAHRTPSRSFGTMAAESKLFGGFNTSDTVTSPQRSGALAGGVTTFVALYDYESRTETDLSFKKGERLQIVNNTRKVDVREGDWWLAHSLTTGQTGYIPSNYVAPSDSIQAEEWYFGKITRRESERLLLNPENPRGTFLVRESETTKGAYCLSVSDFDNAKGLNVKHYKIRKLDSGGFYITSRTQFGSLQQLVAYYSKHADGLCHRLTTVCPTSKPQTQGLAKDAWEIPRESLRLEVKLGQGCFGEVWMGTWNGTTRVAIKTLKPGTMSPEAFLQEAQVMKKLRHEKLVQLYAVVSEEPIYIVTEYMSKGSLLDFLKGEMGKYLRLPQLVDMAAQIASGMAYVERMNYVHRDLRAANILVGENLVCKVADFGLARLIEDNEYTARQGAKFPIKWTAPEAALYGRFTIKSDVWSFGILLTELTTKGRVPYPGMVNREVLDQVERGYRMPCPPECPESLHDLMCQCWRKDPEERPTFEYLQAFLEDYFTSTEPQYQPGENL from the exons ATGGGGAGCAGCAAGAGCAAACCCAAAGACCCCAGCCAGCGCCGGCGCAGCCTGGAGCCGGCCGACAGCACCCACCACGGGGGGTACCCGGCCTCGCAGACACCCAGCAAAGCGGCTGCCCCCGATGCCCATCGCACCCCCAGCCGCTCCTTCGGGACCATGGCAGCCGAGTCCAAGCTCTTTGGAGGCTTCAACACCTCCGACACCGTCACGTCGCCGCAGCGCTCCGGGGCGCTGGCCG GCGGAGTCACCACCTTCGTGGCCCTCTATGACTACGAGTCCCGGACCGAAACGGACCTGTCCTTCAAGAAAGGAGAACGCCTCCAAATTGTCAACAACAC GAGGAAAGTGGACGTCAG GGAAGGTGACTGGTGGCTGGCTCATTCCCTCACTACAGGACAGACGGGCTACATCCCCAGTAACTATGTCGCGCCCTCAGACTCCATCCAGGCTGAAGA GTGGTATTTCGGCAAGATCACTCGCCGGGAGTCCGAGCGGCTGCTGCTCAACCCCGAAAACCCCCGGGGGACTTTCCTGGTGCGGGAGAGTGAGACCACGAAAG GCGCCTACTGCCTCTCGGTCTCTGACTTCGACAACGCCAAGGGGCTCAACGTGAAGCACTACAAGATCCGCAAGCTGGACAGCGGCGGCTTCTACATCACCTCTCGCACGCAGTtcggcagcctgcagcagctggtggcCTACTACTCCA AACACGCCGACGGCCTGTGCCACCGTCTGACCACCGTCTGCCCCACCTCCAAGCCCCAGACCCAGGGGCTCGCCAAGGACGCCTGGGAAATCCCCCGGGAGTCGCTGCGGCTCGAGGTgaagctggggcagggctgcttCGGAGAGGTCTGGATGG GGACCTGGAACGGCACCACCAGGGTGGCAATAAAGACGCTGAAACCCGGCACCATGTCCCCGGAGGCCTTCCTGCAGGAAGCCCAGGTGATGAAGAAGCTGCGGCACGAGAAGCTGGTCCAGCTCTACGCCGTGGTTTCGGAGGAGCCCATTTACATCGTCACCGAGTACATGAGCAAAG GGAGCCTCCTGGACTTCCTCAAGGGTGAGATGGGCAAGTACCTGCGGCTGCCGCAGCTCGTGGATATGGCAGCTCAG ATCGCGTCCGGCATGGCCTATGTGGAGAGGATGAACTACGTGCACCGAGACCTCCGGGCGGCCAACATCCTGGTGGGGGAGAACCTGGTGTGCAAGGTGGCCGACTTCGGGCTGGCGCGCCTCATCGAGGACAACGAGTACACGGCCCGGCAAG GTGCCAAGTTCCCCATCAAGTGGACGGCCCCCGAGGCGGCGCTGTACGGCAGGTTCACCATCAAGTCGGACGTCTGGTCCTTCGGCATCCTGCTGACTGAGCTGACCACCAAGGGCAGAGTGCCCTACCCAG GGATGGTGAACAGGGAGGTGCTGGACCAGGTGGAGCGGGGCTACCGCATGCCCTGCCCGCCCGAGTGCCCCGAATCGCTGCACGACCTCATGTGCCAGTGCTGGAGGAAGGACCCCGAGGAGCGGCCCACCTTCGAGTACTTGCAGGCCTTCCTGGAGGACTACTTCACCTCCACAGAGCCCCAGTACCAGCCCGGCGAGAACCTATAG
- the BLCAP gene encoding apoptosis inducing factor BLCAP isoform X2, whose translation MYCLQWLLPVLLIPKPLNPALWFSHSMFMGFYLLSFLLERKPCTICALVFLAALFLICYSCWGNCFLYHCTGSQLPESAHDPSIVGT comes from the coding sequence ATGTACTGCCTGCAGTGGTTGCTGCCTGTCCTGCTCATACCCAAGCCCCTCAACCCAGCGCTGTGGTTCAGTCACTCAATGTTCATGGGCTTCTACCTGCTCAGTTTCCTCCTGGAACGGAAACCTTGCACGATTTGTGCCTTGGTCTTCCTGGCAGCTCTGTTCCTCATCTGCTACAGCTGCTGGGGGAACTGCTTCTTGTATCACTGCACAGGATCCCAGTTGCCGGAATCAGCTCATGATCCCAGCATCGTGGGCACCTAG
- the SRC gene encoding proto-oncogene tyrosine-protein kinase Src isoform X2, with amino-acid sequence MGSSKSKPKDPSQRRRSLEPADSTHHGGYPASQTPSKAAAPDAHRTPSRSFGTMAAESKLFGGFNTSDTVTSPQRSGALAGGVTTFVALYDYESRTETDLSFKKGERLQIVNNTEGDWWLAHSLTTGQTGYIPSNYVAPSDSIQAEEWYFGKITRRESERLLLNPENPRGTFLVRESETTKGAYCLSVSDFDNAKGLNVKHYKIRKLDSGGFYITSRTQFGSLQQLVAYYSKHADGLCHRLTTVCPTSKPQTQGLAKDAWEIPRESLRLEVKLGQGCFGEVWMGTWNGTTRVAIKTLKPGTMSPEAFLQEAQVMKKLRHEKLVQLYAVVSEEPIYIVTEYMSKGSLLDFLKGEMGKYLRLPQLVDMAAQIASGMAYVERMNYVHRDLRAANILVGENLVCKVADFGLARLIEDNEYTARQGAKFPIKWTAPEAALYGRFTIKSDVWSFGILLTELTTKGRVPYPGMVNREVLDQVERGYRMPCPPECPESLHDLMCQCWRKDPEERPTFEYLQAFLEDYFTSTEPQYQPGENL; translated from the exons ATGGGGAGCAGCAAGAGCAAACCCAAAGACCCCAGCCAGCGCCGGCGCAGCCTGGAGCCGGCCGACAGCACCCACCACGGGGGGTACCCGGCCTCGCAGACACCCAGCAAAGCGGCTGCCCCCGATGCCCATCGCACCCCCAGCCGCTCCTTCGGGACCATGGCAGCCGAGTCCAAGCTCTTTGGAGGCTTCAACACCTCCGACACCGTCACGTCGCCGCAGCGCTCCGGGGCGCTGGCCG GCGGAGTCACCACCTTCGTGGCCCTCTATGACTACGAGTCCCGGACCGAAACGGACCTGTCCTTCAAGAAAGGAGAACGCCTCCAAATTGTCAACAACAC GGAAGGTGACTGGTGGCTGGCTCATTCCCTCACTACAGGACAGACGGGCTACATCCCCAGTAACTATGTCGCGCCCTCAGACTCCATCCAGGCTGAAGA GTGGTATTTCGGCAAGATCACTCGCCGGGAGTCCGAGCGGCTGCTGCTCAACCCCGAAAACCCCCGGGGGACTTTCCTGGTGCGGGAGAGTGAGACCACGAAAG GCGCCTACTGCCTCTCGGTCTCTGACTTCGACAACGCCAAGGGGCTCAACGTGAAGCACTACAAGATCCGCAAGCTGGACAGCGGCGGCTTCTACATCACCTCTCGCACGCAGTtcggcagcctgcagcagctggtggcCTACTACTCCA AACACGCCGACGGCCTGTGCCACCGTCTGACCACCGTCTGCCCCACCTCCAAGCCCCAGACCCAGGGGCTCGCCAAGGACGCCTGGGAAATCCCCCGGGAGTCGCTGCGGCTCGAGGTgaagctggggcagggctgcttCGGAGAGGTCTGGATGG GGACCTGGAACGGCACCACCAGGGTGGCAATAAAGACGCTGAAACCCGGCACCATGTCCCCGGAGGCCTTCCTGCAGGAAGCCCAGGTGATGAAGAAGCTGCGGCACGAGAAGCTGGTCCAGCTCTACGCCGTGGTTTCGGAGGAGCCCATTTACATCGTCACCGAGTACATGAGCAAAG GGAGCCTCCTGGACTTCCTCAAGGGTGAGATGGGCAAGTACCTGCGGCTGCCGCAGCTCGTGGATATGGCAGCTCAG ATCGCGTCCGGCATGGCCTATGTGGAGAGGATGAACTACGTGCACCGAGACCTCCGGGCGGCCAACATCCTGGTGGGGGAGAACCTGGTGTGCAAGGTGGCCGACTTCGGGCTGGCGCGCCTCATCGAGGACAACGAGTACACGGCCCGGCAAG GTGCCAAGTTCCCCATCAAGTGGACGGCCCCCGAGGCGGCGCTGTACGGCAGGTTCACCATCAAGTCGGACGTCTGGTCCTTCGGCATCCTGCTGACTGAGCTGACCACCAAGGGCAGAGTGCCCTACCCAG GGATGGTGAACAGGGAGGTGCTGGACCAGGTGGAGCGGGGCTACCGCATGCCCTGCCCGCCCGAGTGCCCCGAATCGCTGCACGACCTCATGTGCCAGTGCTGGAGGAAGGACCCCGAGGAGCGGCCCACCTTCGAGTACTTGCAGGCCTTCCTGGAGGACTACTTCACCTCCACAGAGCCCCAGTACCAGCCCGGCGAGAACCTATAG